Proteins from a genomic interval of Paenibacillus sp. FSL R5-0623:
- a CDS encoding ABC transporter ATP-binding protein: MSEQQVLSIESLRMRYNGRYVLNGIDLEVNRGEMIGYIGPNGAGKSTTVKILLGLVEGYVGTVRIFGKDIADGDVEYKRRIGYVPEVAELYEQLTPAEYLTFTGELYGMSYEDADYKAKLLMDCFGMEKSYHSRIASFSKGMRQKVLLISALLHDPDLLFLDEPLSGLDANSVMVVKEILSQLSAKGTTIFYSSHIMDVVEKISSRIVLIAEGRVVADGTFKQLQQQSMEGSLEEVFNQLTGFNEHKAIAERFVSIVQEVY, encoded by the coding sequence GTGAGTGAACAACAAGTGCTATCCATTGAAAGCTTGCGTATGAGATACAACGGACGTTATGTGTTGAATGGCATCGATCTGGAAGTAAATCGCGGTGAGATGATTGGATATATTGGTCCAAACGGGGCTGGCAAAAGTACAACGGTTAAGATTTTACTCGGGCTGGTTGAAGGATATGTAGGCACGGTGCGAATCTTTGGTAAAGATATTGCGGATGGCGATGTAGAGTATAAACGCAGGATCGGATATGTTCCGGAGGTGGCGGAATTGTACGAACAATTAACGCCTGCGGAGTATCTGACTTTTACGGGAGAGTTATACGGTATGTCCTATGAGGATGCGGATTACAAAGCCAAGCTATTGATGGATTGTTTTGGAATGGAAAAATCATATCATTCCCGCATTGCATCCTTTTCCAAAGGTATGCGTCAGAAAGTGCTGTTAATCTCTGCGCTGCTGCATGACCCGGATCTGTTGTTCCTGGATGAACCACTCAGCGGATTGGATGCCAATAGTGTGATGGTGGTCAAAGAGATTTTGTCACAATTGTCAGCCAAAGGCACAACGATCTTCTATTCGTCACACATCATGGATGTGGTGGAGAAGATAAGCAGTCGAATTGTACTGATCGCTGAAGGACGCGTAGTGGCAGACGGTACGTTCAAGCAGCTCCAACAGCAATCCATGGAAGGCTCGCTGGAGGAAGTATTCAATCAATTAACGGGCTTTAATGAACATAAAGCCATTGCTGAGCGTTTTGTATCCATTGTGCAGGAGGTGTACTGA
- a CDS encoding RICIN domain-containing protein encodes MAMNDGWLKKNTHSRRFTRRLSYLLVLVLALQSIGMLLAPGPNASAAPLSVTNGVQFKDTNGNIVHAHGGGMIKANGYYYWFGENRNTNGTFKAVSVYRSSDLKNWEYRNDVLTSSSAAELNISNIERPKVIYNSSTGKYVLWMHKENGLDYGEARVAVATSNTVDGNYTYVGSYRPLGYDSRDMTVYNDNGTAYLISATRVNADLNIYKLTPDFLSVESLVTTLWPGQYREAPALFKKDGVYFLITSGATGWNPNQAKYATASSITGTWSGLSNFGDSTTYGSQSTYVVPVEGSQTTSYLYMGDRWAGAWSGPVQDSKYVWLPLSFPSATSLAMNWASIITIDTATGTVTGVSTPDVWDPNASYQLISRKSNKLLNVIGGSSANGADLEQRADGGTTSQQWQITDAGGGYVKIINRSSGKLIGVENGFTNDGAVIEQWNDGGWASQQWQLVHVGGGYYKLKNRSTGKVLDISGQSLADGAAAIQWTDNGGTNQHFQIVKVQ; translated from the coding sequence ATGAACGATGGATGGTTGAAAAAGAATACACATTCACGTCGCTTTACCCGCCGCTTAAGTTATTTGCTTGTGTTGGTTTTGGCGCTGCAATCAATAGGTATGCTGCTCGCACCCGGACCGAATGCTTCAGCTGCTCCGCTCAGTGTAACGAACGGGGTACAATTCAAGGATACCAATGGCAATATCGTTCATGCTCATGGGGGCGGGATGATCAAGGCAAATGGGTATTATTACTGGTTTGGGGAGAACCGTAATACGAATGGAACGTTCAAGGCGGTATCGGTGTATCGTTCATCGGATCTGAAGAACTGGGAGTATCGTAATGATGTGCTGACCAGCAGCTCGGCAGCCGAGTTAAATATCTCCAACATTGAACGCCCAAAAGTCATCTATAACAGTTCGACTGGCAAATATGTGCTGTGGATGCATAAGGAGAATGGTCTGGATTATGGTGAGGCCCGAGTGGCGGTAGCTACTTCGAATACGGTTGATGGCAACTACACGTATGTGGGCAGTTATCGTCCACTTGGGTATGATTCCAGAGATATGACCGTATACAACGATAACGGAACCGCTTATCTGATCTCCGCGACCCGAGTGAATGCCGATCTGAATATATATAAGCTGACCCCTGATTTCCTGAGTGTGGAATCCCTTGTCACAACGCTGTGGCCCGGACAATATCGTGAAGCACCTGCCCTATTTAAAAAAGACGGCGTCTACTTCCTGATCACCTCGGGTGCGACCGGCTGGAATCCAAATCAGGCCAAATATGCGACAGCCTCCAGCATTACAGGCACATGGAGCGGCCTAAGCAATTTTGGAGATAGCACAACATATGGTTCTCAATCTACCTATGTTGTTCCGGTAGAAGGTTCGCAGACCACCTCCTATCTCTACATGGGTGATCGCTGGGCTGGGGCATGGAGCGGACCTGTGCAGGATTCCAAGTATGTCTGGCTACCACTTTCATTCCCAAGCGCAACCAGTCTGGCGATGAACTGGGCCAGCATTATTACGATTGATACAGCAACAGGTACCGTAACTGGAGTAAGTACACCAGATGTATGGGACCCGAATGCTTCATATCAGCTGATCAGTCGTAAAAGTAACAAGTTGCTTAATGTCATCGGGGGTTCTTCCGCCAACGGTGCGGATCTGGAGCAGCGAGCAGATGGGGGGACAACAAGTCAACAGTGGCAGATTACCGATGCGGGTGGCGGTTATGTCAAAATCATCAATCGTTCCAGCGGCAAGCTAATTGGCGTGGAGAATGGTTTCACGAACGACGGGGCTGTCATTGAACAGTGGAATGATGGTGGCTGGGCCAGCCAGCAATGGCAGCTCGTCCATGTAGGTGGTGGTTATTATAAACTGAAGAACCGCAGTACAGGCAAGGTATTGGATATCTCCGGTCAATCGTTGGCAGATGGGGCCGCGGCCATCCAGTGGACGGATAATGGCGGCACGAATCAGCATTTTCAGATTGTTAAGGTGCAGTAA